The genomic interval AGATACAGGACATGGCATCATGCATCCGTCCGCCCTCCGTTCAGCTTCACCATTTCGGCTTTTCCCCGTCCCACCCGGCAGATTGTATCCGAGAGGGTTCCGGCCAGTTCCAGATCGTGATGGACCATGAGCACGGTTTTTCCGGCGTTCTGATTCAATTTCATGAGGTGCTTCAGTACATCGTGCTCCGACTGCTCATCCAGTTCAGATGTCGGTTCATCCATAATGATAACGTCCGGCTGACGGACCAGTGCACGGGCAATGAGCACCTTCTGTTTCATACCGCCGGAGAGCTCGCGGAACGTTTTCTGCATATGTTCCGCCATGCCCAGTTCTTCAAGAGCAGTGACCACCGCTCGTTTCTGACGGCCGGTCAGCGGACGGAACAGCCGGCGTTCCGTAGAGAGTCCCATTTCCACAATCTGACGCACGGAGACGGGATAGAGCGGATCGATAACCCGGTGCTGCGGAACATAACCTGCCGGGGTCTGCCGAAACGGGGTGATAATCTGCCCCTGCCGGATCGGAACAAGACCGAGCACGGCACGAAGCAAGGTCGTCTTGCCCGATCCGTTAGGGCCGGTGAACGGCAGAAAAATACCGCGTGGAATCTGAAGATTCACGCTGTGCAACACTTCCTGCCGTCCATAGGCAATGCAGACGTCCGAACAGGTTATGATCGGGTCGGTCACTCGGGCTGCTCCGTCAGACGCTTCACAATCAGGTCGATCAGCGCAATATAGTCGCCCGCCTCCGGATCACTGCCCGTAAAAATGGGGGCCGTCACGATGCGGGTTCCGGTCTTTCCGACCACTTTTTCCGCGGCTTTGGTGCTGTACCATGGTTCCTGCAGGATGATTTCAATATCATCGGTTTCCACCGTCTGAATAACGCGGGTCAGGTGGGCCGGACTCGGCGGAACGCCGGGTTTGGGCTCCAGTTCAATCGCGATATTGATGCCGAACTGGTCGCAGAAATAGATCCAGCTTTTATGGTAGGTCACAATGGACTTCCCTTTCAGCGGTTCAAGTTTCTGCTTCCATACGGCCATTTTCTTTTCGATTTTATCCGAAAAAGCTGCCGCATTTTTACGGTAGGTATCGGCATTTTTCGGGTCGAGCCGGGCCAGACGGTCTGCAATGTCTGCAGCCACATGCCGGGCGTTTTCCGGATCGGTCAGATAGTGCGGGTTTCCTGCGGCATGGACATCGCCCATGGCCCGGGTCAGCATGCGGGCATCCGGAACCTCAAGCTTGTGAATGTGGGTTGAGGCATCCAGATGACCCAACTGACCCGGCCGTATTTTCCGGTTGCGGGAGCCGTCAATGACCGGCATTTCCCAGCCGATCTCCAGTTCCATGCCGGTACGGATCCACAGATCCGCATTGCGTGCCATGATGATGTATTTCGGGCGCGCCTGCAGGTGATGCGGATCCTGTTTGCCTGTAGCAATGGATTGCACCTTGATCAGATCGCCGCCGACGGATTCGGCGATGGAACCCAGGTCGGATGTGGTGGTTACCACATTCAGCTTACCGAAACTGACGGCTGACGCGGCCAGAGCGAGAAAGAGTATTCCTGTTTTCTTAAGCATGATGATCTCCTAGAAGCTGTGAGCGCCGTGAGCACCGAGTGAGAAGGTAAGCTGTACAAAAGCTTCCCAGACGTTTTCCGTACCCTCATCGCCGAGATCATAGTCCCCGTTATTCACCTGGAAACGGATCTGCGAAAATTCCGAAGGTCGGAAATCGACCATGGCCGAAGCCCGCCAGCTGTCACCGAATTCCTCTTTGGCTTCACCCGGTTCCTGTTCTTCATTGGTTAAACCCACCTGGTCCCAGCGCAGACCGGCCCGCCAGCGGGGAAGAAAACCATAGGTGCCCTGGATGTAGTAGCCGTCCTGGGCGCCGGTAAGTGCACTGCCGATTGGAGCTCCGGGAGCATCTGAATCTTTCAGATCCAGATCTTTGTCACGGTAGAAATATTCCGCCTGTACAACCGCATCGCCCTGACCATAGGCCTTGCCGGAACTGTATTTATAGACGACATCACCACCGAAGAACATGTTGTCGCCATCGTAGAAATAATCATAATCTATGCCTCCAACCTCCTCTTCATGGATTTCCTGATGGCTGCCGCTGGCGCCGAAGAGGCCGAACTGCAGTTCACTGTTGTCGAACTGGAACGGAGCAATTTTAACCCAGCCGACACCGAGGCGCGGTCCGTCATTTTCCGGCAGTTCATCAGCTTCTTCCTGAACATACATATTTTCATTGTCGCCCTGGAAAACCTCGGCACCGAACAGGAGATAGAACGGCGTCGGGGCGAGCCAGCTCACCTGTACCCCTTTGTCGTTCAGACCATGGGAGCCCAGCGTCAGTTCATAGATCAGCGGCTGATCGGTGAAGTCCCACTGGTGGGAATGCTGGGCATTGATGTACCCGAAGTTACTGAAAAACTTACCGGCCTTGGCCTGTAATCCCCACGGCAGTCCGGTGGTTTCCGCCCAGGCTTCCTCCATTTCAGCACCTTCTTCAGAGATGGCCGCAATAGCCTGCGCTCTGAAATAGTTGTCCACTTCTGCATAGAAGGTCAGCTCAAGATGCCGCAGGTTGAACCCGTTTTCATAACCGTGGTCGTGATCGTGTTCATCCTCATCGTGGGAATGGCCACCGAATCCCGCGACTTCCTCTTTCATGTGGGAAAGGCCTTCATCGGAATTTTCGTTATAGTAGAACATGTCGATAGTCGCCGAAACGGCCGGATTGAAGGCGCGCAGTGCGCCCGTGGAGTCATTAAAAGTGATTCCGGAAGATACCGCCGCATCCTGGGCGGAAGCATTGCAAATAAGTAAAGTACCCGCCACAAACATGGCGGAGGAATTGAGATAATTCATGGCTTCTCCGTTTATTGATTTTTGACTGAAAACCTGCCGGGGCAGGGGTATAGCAAGTTGTGCTAAACCGTCATAAACGGAGGTGCGCGGGCCTGATGCGGCTGCCAGTGTTCCTGAGTCTGAAACGTATATTCTTCAACGAGGGATTCGATGAAAACAAAGAAGGGTTTCGGAACCGATAGAACCGGAGGCAGTTCAGCCGGAACAGCGGCCAGATTGCAGAGCCCGCAGTCATCGTGTTCGTGGGAATCATCCGCAGGAGTTTCCGAATGGGTGCATCCTGTACTGCAGGCGGTTTCCTGCACATGCTTGTGGGCATGCAGCGGCATATGCAGCCAGGGCAGCAAAACCACCAGCAGCAGATAGATCAGGCTCAGAAGTGTACGGATGCGGTTCACGGCGCGAAACAAACATGATTGTTCTGGTCACGTCAAGCCGCTGAAGTACAAAATCGGTCCGATATGGAGCTTTAATTTTTCCGTAAAAACCCGGTTGCTTTCCCAAAATGAAGTGTGTAGCTTTTCCGACTCGTTCCACTTGAGGAGAGGTGTCTGAGTGGTTTAAAGAGCACGCTTGGAAAGCGTGTGTGCGCTTTACGGTGCACCGGGAGTTCGAATCTCCCCCTCTCCGCCATTTTTCCAAAGGTTGGGAAAACGGCGCAGGCCGAAGCCCGGGAAGGGCCGGCCGTGGGACGAAACGTGCGAGCGTAGCTCAGTGGTAGAGCCCCACCTTGCCAAGGTGACTGTCGTGAGTTCGAATCTCATCGCTCGCTCCATTTTTAAACCCGGTTCGAAGCTTCGAACCGGGTTTTTTATTTTCCGTCCCTGTTGTAATCGGTTACGTTTTCCAGCCTTTGGAATTTTTATATGATTGATTTTATACAGGTGAGTAAACAGTTCGGCACACAGGATGTGCTCAAAAATGTGACGTTCCGGATCAATACCGGGGAACGGATCGGGATTGTTGGCCCGAACGGGGCGGGAAAATCGACGGTATTCAGTCTGCTCAATCATGAGATTGAAGCGGATACCGGTGAAATTGTGCTGCCGAAGCATTGCCGGATCGGGCATTTGAAGCAGCAGCTGAATCCGCACGAAGTGGATGTGAATCTGCTGGAATACACCGAGGATTCGATTCCCGAGCTGAAGACCATTCCCGAAAAAATCCATGCGCTGGAACATCGAATGGACGATTTTCAGGAGCTGGAAAAGGAGCGTGCGCTGAAGCAGATCGGCGAGCTGCAGCATACTTATGAGCACCTGGGCGGCTACGAAATGCGTTCGCGGGCGGAGGCGGCGCTGAGCGGACTGGGTTTTCATGAGGACGAATTCAGCCGCCCGTTCGCCTCGTTCTCCGGCGGCTGGCAGATGCGGGCCGAGCTGGCGCGAACGCTGATTGCTAATCCGGACCTGCTGATGCTCGACGAACCGTCGAACTTCCTCGACCTGCCGGCGGTGGAGTGGCTGCAGAAATTTCTGCGGGGGTATGAAGGTACCATGCTGCTGATTTCGCATGACCGCTATCTGCTGCGTTCGCTGGCGACGGTGACACTGGAAATTGCGGGGGGGCAGGCGACCCGATATCAGGGCGGCTATGATTATTATCTGACCGAGCGGGAGGACCGCATCCGCCATCAACTGGCGGCGAAGGAAAACCAGGACCGCGAAATCGAGCAGATGGAAAGTTTCATCAAACGCTTCCGGGCCAAGTCGTCCAAGGCGGCACAGGTGCAGAGCCGGATTAAACAGCTGGAGAAAATGGAACGGATTGAGGCGCCGGCGACGGTGGCGAATACCTCGAAAATCCGTCTGGCGGATCCGCCGCATTCAGGGCATGAAATTATCCGCCTTGAAAAGGGCGGATTCTCCTACGACGGCTGCCGCTGGATTTTCCGGTTTCTGGATCTGAACATCAATCGCGGTGAAAAAATTGCGCTGGTCGGTTATAATGGAATGGGAAAAACGACGCTGCTGCGGACGCTGGCCGGGGCGCTGGAGCTTTCGGAAGGCCGGCGCGTGGTCGGACATAAGGTGGTGATCGGTTATCAAAGCCAGGATTTCGCCGAAACCATGAATCCGGAAAAAACGGTGTATCATATTGTAAAGGATCAGCATCCGGCGGCTGTGGAATCCGAAGTGCGGAATTTACTCGGTGGATTCGGGTTCAGCGGCGACACGATTGATAAAAAGGTTTCTGTGCTCAGCGGTGGTGAAAAAATCCGGCTGGCCTTTGCGCGTCTTTTTATCAACCCGCCTAATTTTCTGCTGCTCGACGAGCCGACGACACATCTTGATGTTAACGGGCGTGAGGCACTTGAGCAGGCACTGAAGGATTACAAGGGCGCAATCTGTGTGGTGAGTCATGACGTCACGTTTGTGCGCAATATCGCTGATCAGATCATTCATATCGATGATAGCGGAGTTTCCCGGTTTCCCGGAAATTATGATTATTTTCTGGAGAAAAGTGAACAGCAGTCGGTCGGCAGGCCGCCGCAAACCGGTGAAAATGCTGTTTCCGGATCCGCTAAACCGTCTTTGAAGGGCAGGGATGCGCGTAAAGCGCGGGCGGCCCGGCGTGAAGCGGAAAAAGTTCTGAAAAAAATCGAGGCGAAAATCGAGAAACTGACGGAAGAGCAGGTTGTACTCACCGAGGAAATGATGTCAAAACGTGATGCCGATTTTGCCTCTATCAATGCCCGTCTGGCAGAAATTCAGACAGAAATTCAAAAGCTGGAAACGGAATGGGAATCTGCTGCAGAGGCGATCGAGGAATAGCGGCTTAGCAGCGGTGTTGTTTCAATTCGCTCCGGAAGAATCAGTTGTATAAAACGGGTGGAGCCGCCGGTTTCGGTTGCAGGCTCTCTTCTCTAATCCTCACAGAACGGGCATAATTTGGTCGACTGATTAAAAACAGAGTTTAATCAGTTGACTAAATTAATCGTCTGATTAAATTAAGCCGCTCGATTAAATTTGAGGAGGTTAATTATGACAGCTTATCCGGCAGCGGATTCGACGAAATCGCATCTGATTTGTGCAGCGGGCGAGCTCGCGGCACTGCATGGCATTGATAACGTTTCGACCCGGGCGATTGCCGAACGGGCGGGGGAGAATATAGGGAGCATTCACTACCATTTTGGCGGTAAGGATGGACTCATGGAGGAAATGGTCCGCGGAGCGATAGCGGGTTGCAGGCATGATGTGGAGCGCGAGGTGGTTGCTGAGCTGCCTGAGAAGCCGACCCCGGAGGAGCTTTCGAGTGCGGTGCGTCAGATTGTGGTGCGGGAAATGGATGATCTGTTCCGCTCGAACCGTCCGCTTTGGCATTCGCAGGTGATTTATCAGCTGATGCAGCGGGATGATGAATTGTATCGCATATTCCGCCGCGATGTGATGGAGCCGAATCTGGACAGCCTGTATCGCTTTTTAAGGCTTATTGATCCGTCGCTGACGGATGAACAGGCGTTTGCTCATGTGGCGATATTGAAAATGCCGATTTTTGCGCATGCGAACTATCGCAAGGCGATGCTGGATCATCTGGGTACAGAGGATTTTTCGGAATCCTATTTCCGGACGCTGGAAAACCTGCTGGTGAGGCAGACGCAATTGCTGCTGGGTCTGCCGCAAGATTGAATTTTAACGGAGTGTATTGAATGAAACTGAATAAAAAACTGATTACCGGAATCGGCGGCGGTGTACTGGCGCTTGTGGTTATTGCGCTCATTGCGGCTTCAGCGGTTCGCCGTAGAGAAGTTGCTCGGCATAATGATGAAGTTAAAATGCAGCACCAAAATACAGCGCGTCCGGTTCGTTGTGAACAGGTGAAGGCCGTTTTGCAACCGCGCATACGCTCGTATCCCGGTGTGGTGAAGGCCACCGAAGAGGCCTCGCTTTCATTTCGTGTCGGCGGCCCGCTGACCCAGGTGAATGTGGTTCTCGGTGAACCGGTGAAAAAGGGAACCCTGCTGATGCAGATTGATCCTCGCGATTTTGAAGACCGGATTCTTTCGCTTGAAGCACAGCTTGAGGGCAAGGAAGCCAGTGCAGAAAATGCGCGACAGGATTATCGGCGTGTTGCGGAGCTTTTTAAGGAAAAGGTGGTGCCGCAGGCGGATTATGACCGGGCTAAAAGTGTGATGGATTCTGCTGAGGCTGCGGTGAAAGATCTTAAGGCACAGCTCCGGATTGCCCGGCATGCCCTGCAGGATACGGCGCTGCTTGCGCCCTATGATGGAACCGTTACTGAACAGCGGGTTGAAAATTATGAAATGATCAGTCCCGGACAGGTGGTACTGCATTATCATGCTATTGATCAGCTTGAAATCAATGTGCATGTTCCGGAAAACGAAGTGGTTCATGTCCCCATGGATGCGAAGGAACTGTTCGCGTATGTCACGTTTCCGGCCCTGCCGGGCCGGGAGTTTAAAGCCGGTCTGAAAGAGTGGAGCACAAGAGCGGATCCGATGACGCGGACCTACGCGGCCACGTTTGAAATGAAGGCGCCGGAATCCGGCCGTATTCTTCCCGGTATGACGGCCACGGTGACCTTCCGGGAATCGTCTGAGCAGTCCAGAGC from Verrucomicrobia bacterium S94 carries:
- a CDS encoding zinc-regulated TonB-dependent outer membrane receptor, translated to MNYLNSSAMFVAGTLLICNASAQDAAVSSGITFNDSTGALRAFNPAVSATIDMFYYNENSDEGLSHMKEEVAGFGGHSHDEDEHDHDHGYENGFNLRHLELTFYAEVDNYFRAQAIAAISEEGAEMEEAWAETTGLPWGLQAKAGKFFSNFGYINAQHSHQWDFTDQPLIYELTLGSHGLNDKGVQVSWLAPTPFYLLFGAEVFQGDNENMYVQEEADELPENDGPRLGVGWVKIAPFQFDNSELQFGLFGASGSHQEIHEEEVGGIDYDYFYDGDNMFFGGDVVYKYSSGKAYGQGDAVVQAEYFYRDKDLDLKDSDAPGAPIGSALTGAQDGYYIQGTYGFLPRWRAGLRWDQVGLTNEEQEPGEAKEEFGDSWRASAMVDFRPSEFSQIRFQVNNGDYDLGDEGTENVWEAFVQLTFSLGAHGAHSF
- a CDS encoding ATP-binding cassette domain-containing protein, whose product is MTDPIITCSDVCIAYGRQEVLHSVNLQIPRGIFLPFTGPNGSGKTTLLRAVLGLVPIRQGQIITPFRQTPAGYVPQHRVIDPLYPVSVRQIVEMGLSTERRLFRPLTGRQKRAVVTALEELGMAEHMQKTFRELSGGMKQKVLIARALVRQPDVIIMDEPTSELDEQSEHDVLKHLMKLNQNAGKTVLMVHHDLELAGTLSDTICRVGRGKAEMVKLNGGRTDA
- a CDS encoding TetR/AcrR family transcriptional regulator — protein: MTAYPAADSTKSHLICAAGELAALHGIDNVSTRAIAERAGENIGSIHYHFGGKDGLMEEMVRGAIAGCRHDVEREVVAELPEKPTPEELSSAVRQIVVREMDDLFRSNRPLWHSQVIYQLMQRDDELYRIFRRDVMEPNLDSLYRFLRLIDPSLTDEQAFAHVAILKMPIFAHANYRKAMLDHLGTEDFSESYFRTLENLLVRQTQLLLGLPQD
- a CDS encoding ABC transporter ATP-binding protein, which gives rise to MIDFIQVSKQFGTQDVLKNVTFRINTGERIGIVGPNGAGKSTVFSLLNHEIEADTGEIVLPKHCRIGHLKQQLNPHEVDVNLLEYTEDSIPELKTIPEKIHALEHRMDDFQELEKERALKQIGELQHTYEHLGGYEMRSRAEAALSGLGFHEDEFSRPFASFSGGWQMRAELARTLIANPDLLMLDEPSNFLDLPAVEWLQKFLRGYEGTMLLISHDRYLLRSLATVTLEIAGGQATRYQGGYDYYLTEREDRIRHQLAAKENQDREIEQMESFIKRFRAKSSKAAQVQSRIKQLEKMERIEAPATVANTSKIRLADPPHSGHEIIRLEKGGFSYDGCRWIFRFLDLNINRGEKIALVGYNGMGKTTLLRTLAGALELSEGRRVVGHKVVIGYQSQDFAETMNPEKTVYHIVKDQHPAAVESEVRNLLGGFGFSGDTIDKKVSVLSGGEKIRLAFARLFINPPNFLLLDEPTTHLDVNGREALEQALKDYKGAICVVSHDVTFVRNIADQIIHIDDSGVSRFPGNYDYFLEKSEQQSVGRPPQTGENAVSGSAKPSLKGRDARKARAARREAEKVLKKIEAKIEKLTEEQVVLTEEMMSKRDADFASINARLAEIQTEIQKLETEWESAAEAIEE
- a CDS encoding DUF2946 domain-containing protein; amino-acid sequence: MNRIRTLLSLIYLLLVVLLPWLHMPLHAHKHVQETACSTGCTHSETPADDSHEHDDCGLCNLAAVPAELPPVLSVPKPFFVFIESLVEEYTFQTQEHWQPHQARAPPFMTV
- a CDS encoding zinc ABC transporter substrate-binding protein, which produces MLKKTGILFLALAASAVSFGKLNVVTTTSDLGSIAESVGGDLIKVQSIATGKQDPHHLQARPKYIIMARNADLWIRTGMELEIGWEMPVIDGSRNRKIRPGQLGHLDASTHIHKLEVPDARMLTRAMGDVHAAGNPHYLTDPENARHVAADIADRLARLDPKNADTYRKNAAAFSDKIEKKMAVWKQKLEPLKGKSIVTYHKSWIYFCDQFGINIAIELEPKPGVPPSPAHLTRVIQTVETDDIEIILQEPWYSTKAAEKVVGKTGTRIVTAPIFTGSDPEAGDYIALIDLIVKRLTEQPE
- a CDS encoding efflux RND transporter periplasmic adaptor subunit, with translation MKLNKKLITGIGGGVLALVVIALIAASAVRRREVARHNDEVKMQHQNTARPVRCEQVKAVLQPRIRSYPGVVKATEEASLSFRVGGPLTQVNVVLGEPVKKGTLLMQIDPRDFEDRILSLEAQLEGKEASAENARQDYRRVAELFKEKVVPQADYDRAKSVMDSAEAAVKDLKAQLRIARHALQDTALLAPYDGTVTEQRVENYEMISPGQVVLHYHAIDQLEINVHVPENEVVHVPMDAKELFAYVTFPALPGREFKAGLKEWSTRADPMTRTYAATFEMKAPESGRILPGMTATVTFRESSEQSRAITLPVSAVASSADGVSVVWIYDEDTGTVRQREVQVGELNGTSRVVITDGLREGELAVVSGSRFLHEGCPVRVVNDQ